One Prunus dulcis chromosome 8, ALMONDv2, whole genome shotgun sequence DNA window includes the following coding sequences:
- the LOC117638567 gene encoding uncharacterized protein LOC117638567 — protein sequence MRQLGAEPVAWPAADPPEPRQADAEAAASRAAGKWPVAVDLEASPASKRSRPSEASRDALAVEDEDGPTEAVTIACPLKTVQFVNHMILGSQMELPEIDVLPKKLLREQAGRAFRVQASASMDMWLCVKRAITAAEQEKKAYDDGRAKVAEVGKALQDHAQLFKEKEAAEQHALASESKAEEMRVALEAAQAAARDAEAASEAVQDALEESERTKAAEIEAAVRSAVQGYRSSEEFTTLLDGEVGSEMADLMYRFKRYNPGQKLNLNFAADPPPLPEGITEEMIEDYEGEDAAEGPGSAEATAGDEATA from the exons ATGCGGCAGCTGGGCGCTGAGCCCGTCGCATGGCCAGCTGCCGATCCCCCTGAGCCGAGGCAGGCCGATGCCGAAGCCGCCGCCTCCAGAGCTGCTGGGAAATGGCCGGTTGCAGTGGACTTGGAAGCCTCGCCGGCTTCCAAGCGAAGCCGTCCGTCGGAGGCTTCGAGGGACGCCCTTGCGGTGGAGGACGAGGACGGACCTACCGAGGCCGTCACCATCGCCTGCCCTTTGAAGACAGTGCAGTTCGTCAACCATATGATCCTCGGCTCCCAAATGGAGTTGCCGGAGATTGACGTGCTGCCGAAGAAGCTCCTTCGGGAGCAGGCAGGACGTGCCTTCCGTGTTCAGGCTTCG GCGTCCATGGACATGTGGCTCTGCGTCAAGCGGGCTATCACTGCTGCCGAACAGGAGAAAAAGGCCTATGACGACGGCAGGGCCAAGGTGGCCGAAGTGGGCAAGGCACTCCAGGACCACGCCCAGCTGTTCAAGGAGAAAGAGGCTGCTGAACAGCATGCTCTCGCTTCGGAATCGAAGGCGGAGGAAATGCGGGTGGCCTTGGAGGCAGCGCAGGCGGCAGCGCGGGATGCCGAGGCCGCTTCGGAGGCGGTTCAAGACGCCCTGGAGGAGTCTGAGCGGACCAAGGCGGCGGAGATCGAGGCTGCCGTTCGGTCAGCTGTCCAGGGATACCGCTCATCTGAAGAGTTCACTACCCTTCTAGATGGGGAAGTGGGCTCGGAGATGGCGGATCTGATGTACCGATTCAAACGGTACAACCCTGGGCAAAAGCTGAACCTGAACTTCGCTGCCgatcctcctccccttccggAGGGAATAACTGAGGAAATGATCGAGGATTACGAAGGGGAGGACGCCGCCGAGGGACCTGGTTCTGCCGAGGCCACTGCTGGGGACGAAGCCACTGCCTGA
- the LOC117637850 gene encoding acetylserotonin O-methyltransferase-like, with the protein MEDKQRELGGKEKEEEHAKVEIWKYVFGFVEIAVVKCAIELGIAEAIESHGSPMTLLELSSALRCDPSPLYRIMRVLVHLKIFKEKPATQLGPKVYTQTPLSKRLLKSGQNSMAALILLESSPVMLAPWHGLSARIQGNIRNPVFEEVHGEDLWSFGAANPDHNKLFNEAMACDARVHVPAVIESCLEVFKGIETIVDVGGGDGSTMRLLVEACPWIQGINFDLPHVVSVAQECDRIENVGGDMFDCVPKADAVIIKGVLHDWGDDECIRILKKCREAIPEDKGKVIIVEAVIDEKDEKEDIKLTNVRLMLDMVMMAHTNTGKERTLKEWGYVLGEAGFSRHTITPIHAVPSVIQAFP; encoded by the exons atggaagatAAACAAAGAGAGTTAggaggaaaagagaaagaagaagaacatgcCAAAGTGGAAATCTGGAAATATGTGTTCGGGTTTGTCGAAATCGCAGTGGTAAAATGTGCCATTGAGCTTGGAATAGCTGAAGCAATTGAAAGCCATGGCAGTCCCATGACACTCCTAGAGCTATCATCTGCTCTAAGATGTGATCCTTCTCCCCTTTACCGCATCATGAGGGTCCTAGTCCACctcaaaatattcaaagaaAAACCAGCAACCCAATTAGGCCCCAAAGTTTATACACAAACACCTCTGTCCAAACGGCTATTGAAATCTGGACAAAACAGCATGGCTGCTTTAATTTTGCTAGAGAGTAGCCCGGTAATGCTGGCACCGTGGCATGGCCTAAGTGCTCGAATTCAAGGCAATATTAGAAATCCAGTGTTTGAGGAAGTACATGGTGAGGACCTATGGAGCTTTGGCGCAGCCAATCCTGATCACAACAAGCTTTTCAATGAAGCAATGGCTTGTGATGCAAGGGTGCATGTGCCTGCAGTGATTGAAAGTTGTTTAGAGGTGTTCAAAGGGATTGAGACAATCGTAGATGTGGGCGGGGGTGATGGGAGTACTATGCGCTTGTTGGTTGAGGCATGTCCTTGGATTCAAGGCATCAACTTTGATCTTCCTCATGTTGTGTCTGTTGCTCAGGAGTGTGACCGCATTGAGAATGTTGGAGGTGACATGTTTGATTGTGTTCCAAAGGCTGATGCTGTAATTATTAAG GGGGTTCTTCACGACTGGGGCGATGATGAGTGCATCCGTATCCTTAAGAAGTGCAGGGAAGCTATTCCGGAAGATAAAGGGAAGGTGATAATTGTAGAAGCGGTTATCGATGAAAAAGATGAGAAAGAGGACATCAAACTAACAAATGTGAGATTGATGCTAGACATGGTGATGATGGCCCATACAAACACAGGAAAAGAAAGGACCTTGAAGGAATGGGGATATGTTCTTGGGGAAGCTGGCTTTAGCCGACACACTATCACACCTATTCATGCTGTCCCATCCGTTATTCAGGCTTTTCCTTAA